In Pleomorphomonas sp. T1.2MG-36, a single window of DNA contains:
- a CDS encoding ABC transporter permease gives MTAAFAPAWKAVRQRPTLLAGLILLALFVVIALLAPIVAPYDPILQNGDLRLQAPSWAHPFGTDNFGRDIFSRVIWGTRVDLQIAVIGVLFPFLIGTTVGTIAGYLGGKVDIVFMRIIDIILAFPFLVLMLSIIAILGPGLQSFYIAMALVGWVSYARLIRAQMLVLKTVDYATAALSLGFSGPRIMFRHLLPNAIAGSVVFSMSDCVLVLLSGAAISYLGLGVQPPIAEWGVMVAEGQSFITTAWWITLFPGLSIVTLAFGFSLTGDGLGDLLGVRE, from the coding sequence ATGACCGCCGCGTTCGCTCCGGCCTGGAAGGCGGTCCGCCAGCGGCCCACACTGCTGGCCGGCCTGATCCTGCTCGCCCTGTTCGTCGTCATCGCACTGCTGGCGCCGATCGTCGCACCCTACGATCCGATCCTGCAAAATGGCGACCTGCGTCTCCAGGCGCCATCCTGGGCGCATCCGTTCGGTACCGACAACTTCGGCCGCGATATCTTCTCCCGCGTCATCTGGGGCACGCGCGTCGACTTGCAGATCGCGGTGATCGGTGTCCTCTTTCCCTTTCTGATCGGGACGACGGTCGGCACGATCGCCGGTTATCTCGGCGGCAAGGTCGACATCGTCTTCATGCGCATCATCGACATCATCCTCGCCTTTCCCTTCCTGGTGCTGATGCTGTCCATCATCGCCATTCTTGGGCCGGGGCTTCAGAGCTTCTACATCGCCATGGCACTGGTCGGCTGGGTGTCCTACGCCCGGCTGATCCGGGCGCAGATGCTGGTCTTGAAGACGGTCGACTACGCCACGGCGGCGCTCAGTCTCGGCTTCTCAGGGCCGCGCATCATGTTCCGCCACCTCTTGCCCAACGCCATTGCCGGTTCGGTGGTGTTCTCGATGTCCGACTGCGTGCTGGTGCTGCTGTCCGGCGCGGCCATCAGTTACCTCGGCCTTGGTGTGCAACCGCCGATCGCCGAGTGGGGCGTGATGGTGGCGGAAGGGCAGAGCTTCATCACCACGGCCTGGTGGATCACACTGTTTCCGGGGCTCTCCATCGTGACGCTGGCCTTCGGCTTCTCTCTGACCGGCGATGGTCTTGGCGATCTCCTGGGGGTACGCGAATGA
- a CDS encoding ABC transporter permease: MHRYKFVLYRPLQFLPVLFGISVITFVLVRLIPGDPARVLLGTKSTPTAIAAIRAQYGLDQPIWLQYFYFLQNLAHGEMGKSILYKIDVLRLITTRIEPTLALVLSAVLLSLIIAVPLASLAARSNGGPADHIVRFISTFGIGFPPFWLALMLIIFFSVRLDLFPVSGYGENLADKLYHLILPSLTIALSLSTVLIRSLRTAMIAELKGDLATAARARGMPESIVFWRHVVPNSLVPTVNLLAVNIGWLIGGTVVVESVFALPGMGQLLVRAIFSRDYMVVQGVAMVFACATVLVNFIADIVTVAIDPRVKQ; encoded by the coding sequence ATGCACCGGTATAAGTTCGTCCTCTATCGCCCCTTGCAGTTCCTGCCGGTGCTGTTCGGCATCAGCGTCATCACCTTCGTCCTGGTGCGTCTCATCCCAGGCGATCCGGCGCGCGTGCTGCTCGGCACCAAGTCGACGCCGACGGCCATCGCGGCCATTCGTGCCCAGTACGGGCTCGATCAGCCGATCTGGCTGCAATACTTCTACTTTCTCCAGAACCTCGCCCACGGCGAGATGGGCAAGTCGATCTTGTACAAGATCGACGTCCTGAGGCTGATCACGACGCGCATCGAGCCGACGCTGGCGCTGGTGCTTTCGGCGGTGCTGCTGTCGCTGATCATCGCCGTGCCGCTCGCCTCGCTGGCGGCGCGATCGAACGGTGGGCCGGCCGACCACATCGTGCGCTTCATTTCGACGTTTGGCATCGGATTCCCGCCGTTCTGGCTGGCGCTGATGCTGATCATCTTCTTCTCGGTGCGGCTCGACCTCTTCCCGGTCTCCGGCTACGGCGAGAATCTTGCCGACAAGCTCTATCATCTGATCCTGCCATCGCTGACCATCGCGCTGTCGCTGTCGACCGTGCTGATCCGTTCCCTTCGGACGGCGATGATCGCCGAGCTGAAGGGCGACCTCGCCACGGCGGCACGGGCGCGCGGCATGCCGGAGAGCATCGTCTTCTGGCGACATGTCGTGCCCAACTCGCTGGTGCCGACAGTCAATCTCTTGGCCGTCAACATCGGCTGGCTGATCGGCGGCACCGTCGTCGTCGAAAGCGTGTTCGCGCTGCCGGGCATGGGCCAACTGCTCGTCCGCGCCATCTTCTCGCGCGACTACATGGTGGTGCAGGGCGTTGCCATGGTGTTCGCCTGCGCCACGGTGCTGGTGAACTTCATCGCCGACATCGTCACCGTCGCCATCGACCCGAGGGTGAAGCAATGA
- a CDS encoding proline iminopeptidase-family hydrolase codes for MWREIAPDAKHVVKVDGHDVVAYEFGTGDEVVFLANGGPGLPCDYLRDAHSCLIDHGFRVVAFDQLGTGASDRPTDPGLWTIGRYVEETETVRKALGLGKVHFLGHSWGGWLAIDYALTYPDALKTLILEDTVADMPHLITELERLRGALGSETVAMMQAHEAAGTIDHPEYMAAITLLNYRHVCRLKDWPAPVTRSLSDWNMGPYGTMQGPNEFLYTGNLKDWNRVPDLCKITAPTLITCGEHDELTPACALRMKLHLPDADLKVFANSSHMPFYENPGDYYPALLAFLGKHSQR; via the coding sequence ATGTGGCGGGAAATCGCCCCGGATGCCAAGCATGTGGTGAAGGTGGATGGCCACGACGTCGTCGCCTATGAGTTCGGCACCGGCGACGAGGTGGTTTTTCTCGCCAACGGCGGCCCGGGCCTTCCCTGCGACTACCTCCGCGACGCCCACTCGTGTTTGATCGATCACGGCTTTCGGGTCGTCGCCTTCGATCAGCTCGGCACCGGTGCATCCGACCGGCCCACCGATCCCGGCCTTTGGACGATCGGCCGCTATGTCGAGGAAACCGAGACGGTGCGCAAGGCGCTCGGCCTCGGCAAGGTGCATTTCCTCGGCCACTCATGGGGTGGCTGGCTGGCCATCGATTATGCGCTGACCTATCCGGATGCGCTCAAGACGCTGATCCTCGAGGACACCGTCGCCGACATGCCGCACCTCATCACCGAGCTCGAACGCCTGCGCGGCGCGCTCGGCTCCGAGACGGTGGCGATGATGCAGGCGCACGAGGCAGCCGGAACCATCGATCATCCCGAGTATATGGCGGCGATCACGCTGCTCAACTATCGCCACGTCTGTCGCCTGAAGGACTGGCCGGCGCCCGTCACGCGGTCGCTATCGGACTGGAACATGGGGCCATACGGCACCATGCAAGGTCCCAACGAGTTCCTCTACACCGGCAACCTCAAGGACTGGAATCGCGTTCCCGACCTCTGCAAGATCACGGCGCCGACGCTGATCACCTGCGGCGAGCATGACGAGCTGACCCCGGCCTGTGCGCTTCGCATGAAGCTGCATCTGCCCGATGCCGACCTCAAGGTGTTCGCCAACTCCAGCCATATGCCGTTCTACGAGAACCCGGGGGATTACTATCCGGCGCTCCTTGCTTTCCTCGGGAAACACAGCCAGCGATGA
- a CDS encoding helix-turn-helix transcriptional regulator produces MPVDIAAVRERLAIKTGLEGCIDQAFDMMKGFGFDALIYDYTPVPYDVDGSMNIPSLLKLRNVPEDMHEYWCGRGYFRFDPVQQLALRTSTPFFWNYDRDADTAIRRYLCDDSRPVESYLRDRGLTSGVTVPVHLPRGDYATVTGVRFGADADFQQTAEGAIADFGLLAHLFHETAYSAFDAPARIGAIPRLTDRERECLRHSAEGLSAKEISRIIDRSVPTVVMHLNSAIRKLGARNRTQAVVRAIHYRLLDGPQTYNF; encoded by the coding sequence ATGCCCGTCGACATCGCCGCCGTGAGAGAGCGGCTCGCTATCAAGACCGGCCTGGAAGGATGTATCGACCAAGCCTTCGACATGATGAAGGGCTTTGGCTTCGACGCGCTCATCTACGACTACACGCCGGTGCCCTACGACGTCGACGGCAGCATGAACATTCCCTCGCTCCTGAAGCTCAGGAACGTGCCCGAGGACATGCATGAATATTGGTGCGGACGAGGCTACTTCCGGTTCGATCCGGTTCAGCAACTGGCATTGCGGACATCGACGCCCTTCTTCTGGAACTACGACCGCGACGCCGACACGGCGATCCGCCGCTATCTCTGCGACGATAGCCGCCCGGTGGAAAGCTATCTCAGGGATCGCGGCCTGACGTCGGGCGTCACGGTGCCGGTACACTTGCCGCGCGGGGACTACGCGACCGTGACGGGCGTTCGCTTCGGCGCCGATGCAGATTTCCAGCAAACCGCCGAAGGCGCCATCGCCGACTTCGGCCTTCTCGCCCACCTGTTCCACGAGACGGCCTATTCGGCCTTCGACGCGCCGGCCCGCATCGGCGCCATCCCGCGCCTGACCGACCGGGAGCGAGAGTGCCTGCGCCATTCCGCCGAGGGACTTTCCGCCAAGGAGATCTCGCGCATCATCGACCGATCGGTACCGACGGTGGTGATGCATCTCAACTCGGCGATCCGCAAGCTCGGCGCCCGCAACCGCACCCAGGCCGTGGTGCGCGCCATCCATTATCGGCTGCTCGACGGACCCCAGACCTATAACTTCTGA